GGATGGACTGATCGACCGAAGACAATCCGAGGTACTGACTGGTTTTCAGGTCGTCGTAGCCGACCACTGCGATGTCCTCCGGGACCTTGAGACCGGCCTCGACAATCGCGGACCACGCGCCGATGGCCTGCACGTCACTGGACGCAAAGACGGCTGTCGGCCGTTCATCGAGCGCCAGAAGGGCTTGCATGGCCTCATGGCCCGCCTCCTCACTGAACCCTTCGTGCTTCCGGGTGGAGCCGGACCGCACCAACTCCGGCTGGAACGCGAGTCCCGCTGAGGTAAGTGCTTCCCGATACCCTTGTATGCGGTCGTTCTGGATGGAACTGTCCGAGAACGAGCGAATCATACCGACACGCTGATGGCCCTGGGAGACCAGGTGTTCGACCGCTGCGCGGGCACCGGCGACATCGTCCCAGTCAAAGGACTCCATGCCTTCACGGGTGCTGCCGATGATGACCGTGGGCGCATGCAGGGTGGACAGCTCTTCAGCCACCCGGTCGTCGACTTCCACTCCGGCCAGCAGGAGCCCATCGACCGTGCCTCGCCGAAGGAATCCGGAAAGCGTCTTCACGGGAGCCCGCCAGCCAAGGTCACAGAGCAGAAGATCGACCTCCTGCTCCTTGAGGCCCATGCGCACGCCCTTCAACAGCTCGTTGTGAAACGGCGTCGTGTAGGTGGGGAGTGCGACCGCGATTGTCGGTGTGCGCTGCTGCGCCAGCTTCTTGGCAGTGCGGTCAGGACGATACTTGAGCTCGTCGATGGCCTTCAGCACGCGCGCGCGAGTCATGTCCGACACGTCCGCGGAGTTGTTCAGAACCCGCGAAACCGTAGAAATAGCGACCTTTGCACGGGCGGCTACGTCGTAGATCGTGACTTTGCTTTTCTCGAGAGGCATGCTTCCGGAAGGTAAAACAAAGCCACAATGCAAAAAGGGGGCGGGGTGATGAAAACGCGTTTCACAGAGATCCGGGGGAACCGCCCTTCGTTGAAGACGGAAACCATTGGTAAATGGCAGAGACAGCCGAACAGGAACTGCGAGACGTACTCGTTCCGATCACCGGAATGACATGCGCGGCCTGTGCAAGCCGGGTCGAGCGCAAGCTGTCCCGTTTGCACGGGGTACAGGCGGCTGTGGTGAACTACGCCACCGAGGAGGCCCGGGTACGTTACTCGGGGGCGCTCGAGGGCGACAGGTTGGTAGCCACCGTGGAGGCGGCCGGATACGGGGTTGAGACCCGACAGGCCGAAACCCTGCGAGAGTCTCGGGAACAGGCCCTGTCCACGCTGGAGCAGGCTCGGCGTGTTTCCGGAGTCGTAGAGGGGGATGTAGAGTCGGAGGGGGAGCGCTTTGTCGTGCGTGTGCTATACGTGCCGGCGCTTGCAGACCTGGACCGGCTGGGCCGCGTGTTTGGGTCTGAGGCAACTTCATCGACCGCCGATTCCCGCGAGTCGAGCGGTCGTTCCCGGATGCTGGGTGTGCGCATGGCTGTTTCAGCGGCCCTCACCGTTCCGGTCATGGTTCTTGCGATGGGCGGGATCGGCCTGGAGTGGCTCCAGTTGCTGCTGACCTTGCCCGTGGTCGTGTGGGCGGGTTCGGAATTCTTCGTGCTCGCGGCGCGGTCGGCGCGCCACGGTGCCAGCGACATGAATACGCTTGTCGCACTGGGTGTGGGTGCTGCATTCGCATTCTCTGTGGCTGTCGTGGTTGCGCCGGGGTTTTTCGCGGATGCCGGGGAAGCCCACGTGTATTTCGAGGCCGCGGCAGTCATCGTGACGCTGATTCTGTTCGGACGTTGGCTCGAGGAGCGTGCCAAGGGTCGCACGAGCGAAGCCGTGCGTGCCCTGATCGAGCTGCAACCAGAGACGGCCACGCGCATTGTCGCCGGCGAATCGGCCATGGTGGCCATTTCGGATCTGAGGCTTGGGGATCGCGTGCTCATTCGCCCCGGGGAACGCATCCCGGTGGATGCGGAAGTTGTCGATGGGCGGTCTGCCGTCGACGAAAGCATGTTGACCGGAGAGCCCCTTCCCGTAGAAAAAGCCCCCGGTGATCGGGTGGTGGCGGGCACTGTGAACGCATCTGGCGTACTCGAGGCCGTGGTGGTGCGGGTAGGCCGAGACACGGTGCTCGAACAGATTGTTGATCTCGTGCGGCGCGCCCAGAGCACAAAGGCGCGCGTGCAGGCGCTGGCAGATCGCATCGCGGCCGTCTTTGTGCCCGCCGTATTGGTGGTGGCCGTCGTGACCGCGGTAGTGTGGTGGTTTTGGGGACCTGAGCCGCGCCTCAACCACAGCCTTCTCCGCTTCGTCACGGTACTGATCATTGCCTGCCCCTGTGCGCTTGGGCTGGCCACGCCGACCGCCGTGGTGGCAGCCACCGGACGTGCGGCCAGGCAGGGCGTGCTCTTTCGGGCGGCCACGGCCGTCGAGTCGGCGGGCACCATCACGACCATGGTGCTGGACAAGACCGGAACGCTCACGCTCGGACGGCCAGAAGTGCAGGCCATAGAGGCACTCGATGGATGGTCCGAGGACGAACTGCTCACGCTCCTGGCTTCCGTGGAGTCCCGCTCGGAGCATCCGCTGGCAGCGGCTGTGGTGGCTTTCGCGCAGGCGAACGGGACGAGGCTGTCGGAGCCCAGCGAGTTTGAGTATGAGCCAGGGAGGGGAGTCTCGGGCCTGGTGTCTGGCCGTCGGGTCCGCGCCGGAAGGCGAGAATGGATCTCCCCGGAATCGGATTCGCGCGATGGGACCCGGATCTACGTGGAGGTAGATGGCAGGCTGGCCGGGAGCATTCGACTTGATGACGAGATGCGCGGGGACGCCCCGACTACCGTGCAAGAGCTGAGACGGTTGGGGGTGGATGTGGCCGTCGTATCGGGGGACGCGGAGCATCCGGTTCGCACCGTCGCATCCGCCCTGGGCATCTCGACCTACCGGGCAGCGGCACTACCCGCCGACAAAGCCTCTTTCGTACAGGCAGCTCGTGATTCCGGCGAGGTGGTCGGCATGTTTGGTGACGGTGTCAACGACGCCCCGGCGCTGGCAGCGGCCGATGTCGGTTTCGCCGTCGGAGGGGGAACGGGGATCGCCATAGAGGCCAGTGATGTGACCTTGCTCCGGGACGATGCGACGCTTGTGGCCTGGGCCGTCGATCATTCGCGCCGGGCCATGCGTGTGATTCGTCAGAACCTGTTCTTCGCGTTCGTTTACAACGTGATATGCATTCCGATCGCGGCCGGCGTGCTGTACCCGTTCGGCGGTCCCGTGCTCAGCCCCATGATTGCATCCGCCGCCATGGCCCTTTCCAGTGTGAGCGTGGTAACAAACAGCCTTCGGCTGGCCAAAACATCCTGATTCAGGCGGAGATGTCCGCAAACAGCATGAAAGAAATCATCATTGACGGAATGAGTTGTGGCCACTGCGTGCGCGCGGTGGAAGAAGCCATCGGCACGGTGCCTGACGCCAAAGGAGCTACGGTGGAGATGGGCAAGGCCCGGCTAGACGTCTCTGACGAAGCCCTCGAGCGGGTCAAGGCAGCGATCGAGGAGGAGGGATACGCGGTGACGGCGGTTCACTGATCCCCGTCCGCGGTTGCGGCCGCCCCCGGCCGCGGGTCCGAAGGCATCCGGCACCATCGGCCGGTGCCCGTGGCGGCCCCGTTCGTGTGCAAAACGGTCAGACGGGACTATCCCAGCGCGGCCCGCATTTCCTCGCGTGTCGTGAATTTGACCCGCGGCCTGCCTGAGGCCTCTCCCGCCTGGGTTTCAAGGCCATCCAGGCGCTGCCAGGCCGCGAAGTCGAAGAAGTCCGGTTTCCGGGCCGCGACCATGGCGGCTGCGGCTTCGGGGGAGGGGGATTCCGGATTCGGAAGCAGGCCGGCCTCCGCATCGGCCAGAAGCAGATCCACCGTGCCTACCGCGCAGGCCTTGTTGGTGCCGATCACGCCGCTGGGCCCTCGTTTGATCCAGCCCGCGGTGTACAGCCCCGGCACGTGCGCACCGGACTCGTCCTGTATGCGTCCGTCCTCGTTGCGAATGATGCCCCAGTCGTCACGGAACGGGACATCCGGCAGAGCAACACCCCGGTATCCCACGCTGCGAAATACCAGGCCGGCTTCGAGAACGTCCGTGTCGCTGGTCGCGCGGGGCCGAAGCGTGCCCCTTTCATTGCGGTAGATTTCGTTGCGAACGATGCGCACCGCGCCCACACCACCGTCTTCGCCAGCGTCAATCGAGGTCGGTGACACGAGGAATCGAAGATGCAGGCGACGCGGCTTGCCGCTCGGGGAGCGTCCGGCATAGTCCCGAATCATTTCCACCTTGCGATCGGTCTGTCGATCCGGATTCGCTTCCATCTCTGCACGGGAGAGGGGGTCGGGCTCCGCCTCTTCGGGTTTGATCAGGAGATCCGCCCCCTCGAGTTCGCCCAGCTCCTTTGCTTCGGGGTTGGTAAACGCCGCCTGTGAAGGGCCGCGCCTGCCGAGCACATACACATCTTCGATGCGGCTGTCGCGGAGGGCCTCAAGGGCGTAGTCGGCGATATCGGTCGTAGCCAATTCCTCGTGCGTGCGACACAGGATGCGCGCCACATCAACCGCCACGTTGCCGACGCCGACAATCACCGCCGCCTTCTGGTTGAGATCGAATTGCAGGTCCCGGAAGTCGGGATGACCGTTGTACCACGCCACGAATTCGGTAGCGCTGTGACTGCGAGGCAGGTCTTCCCCGGGAATGCCGAGTCTGCGGTCGATCTGCGCCCCGGTGGTGAACACAATCGCGTGGTAGTGCCTGCGAAGGTCCGCCAGGGAAACGTCGCTGCCGTAGTCCACGTCTCCGAAGAATCGGAACCCATGCCGGGCCGCCGTGCGATCGTAGACCCTGGTCACGTTCTTGATCTTCTGGTGGTCAGGTGCCACGCCGGCCCTGACCAGGCCAAAAGGTGTGGGCAGCCGATCAAACAGATCCACCGAGGCATGCTCGGAATTCTTCAGGACATGCTCCGCCGCGTAGAAACCGGCGGGGCCGGCACCGACGATAGCAACACGCAGAGGTGATTGGGGCATCAGCGCTGGGGAATAGGTGGCCCGAAAGTAGTCGTGCGCACGGGAGGCGGCAATGGCCGGCCGCTCTCCATGGCGGCGCGGCGCGAAGCGGCAATGCACACCGACGCGCATCCTGCGCCGAAACCCCGCCGCGGACTTGCGGTAGGCCCCGGCGCATGAAGGGAAGCGCGCCGCACTCGGGAGTCACGATCCAGCTCGGGCTGATCGCCGCGTGTGTCCTGTTGTGCACATCCCCGGCTCGTGCCCAGGAGTTCAGTGTCGCCCATGTCGACACCGTCCGAGTAGCGGCCGACTCCACCCTGCAGGTGCGTCCTTTCGTGCTCGCCGAGACGGTTCAGGTACGGATTTCCGGCCGGCTCATCGCATTCAGCGTGGATGCAGTGCGCGGACTCGTGCGCCCGGAGGGAGCCCGGCCCGGAGACATTGCCGTTGTATCCTACAGGGCCCTGCCCATCGATCTTCAAACCGAGTATCGACTGCTGCGCGAGCCGATTCAGGTTGCAGACCGCCCGGGTCGACCCGCAACGAACCAGTCCGCGAGAGAGCCCACAAGCAGCGTTAGATCACGCGGCACCATCTCTCGGGGCGTGATTGCCGGGTCAAATCGCGACGTGGCCGTCGAGTCCGGGCTGCGCCTGAATCTGGAGGGCGAGCTGGCTCCGGGCGTCGGCGTGCGTGCCGCGCTCACCGATGCGGATTCTCCCATTCGACCGGACGGCACGACCCAACGGCTTTCGGAGTTCGATCGCGTGTTTGTGGAACTCACCGCGCGCCCGGGCCGCGTGACGCTGGGAGACTTCCAGGGCCAGTTCACCGGCTCCCGCATGGCCGGGCTGGATCGCAAGCTCCAGGGGGTGATGCTGCGGTCTTCATCGTCCGAGCGCGTTCAGGTGGCCGCTCTTGGCGCGACCTCGCGTGGCGAGTTTCGCAGTCAGCAGCTCGAGCCCATTGACGGTGTGCAGGGCCCATATCGCCTCGAAGGCCCATCGGGCGATCAGTTCATACTCATTCTGCCTGGTTCCGAGCGGGTGTATGTGGACGGTCAGCTCATGGTGCGCGGCGAGGCGGGCGACTACACAATTGACTACACGGTTGGCGAGCTCACCTTCACGGCATCCCGCCTCATCACGGCCGACCGGCGCATCACGGTAGAGTTCGAGTACGACACGAATCAGTTCACACGGACGCTGCTCGGGGTTGAGGTGGGCGCCAACGTGTTGCCGCGGTGGTCTGTGGGCGCTTCCATAATCCGGGAGGCCGACTCCGGGGAATTCCTGGACGAGTTTGGACTTACGGCAGCGGATTCGTTGCTATTGACCGTTTCCGGAGACCGGGGTGCGCTGATCAGCGGCGCGCGTCAGGTGGTCTACGACCCCGAGGCACGGTTCGTGCAGTACCGCCAGGAGGTGATCCAGGGAGATACGGTTTTCGCCATCCTAGAGGGCCGGCCGGAAGAGGGCGAGGCCGTATTCAGGGTGCAATTCAGCCGGGTGGGTGCCAGCAACGGCAGGTATCAGCGAGCAGCCACCGGGGTCAATGGCATCGGATACGTGTACGCTGGACCCGGCGAGGGGGCGTACGAGCCCGTGCGGCGACTTCCCGCTCCCGCCCTGCAGGCTCTGTTGGACCTGCGCACGACCCTGAGACCAATCTCGGGGCTGGAGTTACGAGGCGAGTTCGCCCGCAGTGTGACCGACCTGAACAGGTTGTCGGTGTTGGACGCACAGGATGACGGGGGCAGGGCGCTCTGGCTGGAGGCCGTCTCGGATACCGTGCGCATTGGGGCGCACACTCGGCTGCACACGCGCGGCTCGTTCCGTGATCTCGGCGCCAATTTCAGGGTGTTCGAGCGTTTCCGGGACGTCGAGTTTGCGCGAGAATGGGGACTTGCGCCCGGTCAGCTGGATCCGCTGGGCAGTGAGTCGGGGGAACGGGAGTGGCAGCTAGGTGCCGGCCTGTGGCTGGGCGACTCTTTGCGCACCGACGTGGAGGCTGCAGGCCTGGAGCTGCCGGGACGTTACGAGGGTCTCCGATACCGCGCGCAGGCATCGTATGGAGGCTTCGTCCAGGCCCGTCGTCTGGATGTGCGCTCTGACGATCTGCTGGCCGGAGCCAGCGGGCGGTTTGTCCAGGACTTCGTGCGCGTTACGCCCCACAGGGGGCGTGTGACGTGGTTCACCGAGGTTGAACACGAAACCAGCACGCAGCGGGAATCCGGCGACCTCAGGCCGATCTCGTCCGCGTTCGTGGAGCTGCGTCCGGGACTTTCCGTGCAGCGCAATGCGCAGACGTGGAGCGCGTTTGTCGAGCGACGGTTTGAGCAGGCACCGCTGGAGGGCCGGCTGCAGGGGGCGGCAGATGCCTGGACGGCGGGCGTGCAGGGCGAGTTTTCCGGCGGGTCTGGTCTGACCGGCGACCTGGATCTGGCCTGGAGTAGCAAGACGGTCCGGGAGGCCTTCACGGACCGTCTGCGAAATACGCGTGCCCTGCTGCTGGCCCTGAGCGGCCGGGCTGCACCTGGCGGGATCAACCTGTCCTGGCGCTACGACGCCCGAACGGAGCGCACTCCCGTGCTTGAAGAAGTATATCTGCGCACCGGGCCGGAGCTTGGCGCGTTCGTCTGGGAAGACCTCAATGGTGATGGTGCCGTGCAGGTAGACGAGCTGCTGCCTGAGACCACGCCGAATGAAGGCACCTACATCAGAACGTTTCTTCCGTCTGACTCGCTGGCCAGCGTCAACTCTGTGGCTCTGCGAGTCCTGGCCCGCTCCGAGCCATGGGTGTCAGGAACGCGAGTGCGCCTGCAGTCTCTCTTCGATGTGCAGGAGCAGTCCCGCACGGATTCCCGGCTCGATGTATATCTGCT
This sequence is a window from Rhodothermales bacterium. Protein-coding genes within it:
- the cadA gene encoding cadmium-translocating P-type ATPase, producing MAETAEQELRDVLVPITGMTCAACASRVERKLSRLHGVQAAVVNYATEEARVRYSGALEGDRLVATVEAAGYGVETRQAETLRESREQALSTLEQARRVSGVVEGDVESEGERFVVRVLYVPALADLDRLGRVFGSEATSSTADSRESSGRSRMLGVRMAVSAALTVPVMVLAMGGIGLEWLQLLLTLPVVVWAGSEFFVLAARSARHGASDMNTLVALGVGAAFAFSVAVVVAPGFFADAGEAHVYFEAAAVIVTLILFGRWLEERAKGRTSEAVRALIELQPETATRIVAGESAMVAISDLRLGDRVLIRPGERIPVDAEVVDGRSAVDESMLTGEPLPVEKAPGDRVVAGTVNASGVLEAVVVRVGRDTVLEQIVDLVRRAQSTKARVQALADRIAAVFVPAVLVVAVVTAVVWWFWGPEPRLNHSLLRFVTVLIIACPCALGLATPTAVVAATGRAARQGVLFRAATAVESAGTITTMVLDKTGTLTLGRPEVQAIEALDGWSEDELLTLLASVESRSEHPLAAAVVAFAQANGTRLSEPSEFEYEPGRGVSGLVSGRRVRAGRREWISPESDSRDGTRIYVEVDGRLAGSIRLDDEMRGDAPTTVQELRRLGVDVAVVSGDAEHPVRTVASALGISTYRAAALPADKASFVQAARDSGEVVGMFGDGVNDAPALAAADVGFAVGGGTGIAIEASDVTLLRDDATLVAWAVDHSRRAMRVIRQNLFFAFVYNVICIPIAAGVLYPFGGPVLSPMIASAAMALSSVSVVTNSLRLAKTS
- a CDS encoding FAD-dependent oxidoreductase, with amino-acid sequence MPQSPLRVAIVGAGPAGFYAAEHVLKNSEHASVDLFDRLPTPFGLVRAGVAPDHQKIKNVTRVYDRTAARHGFRFFGDVDYGSDVSLADLRRHYHAIVFTTGAQIDRRLGIPGEDLPRSHSATEFVAWYNGHPDFRDLQFDLNQKAAVIVGVGNVAVDVARILCRTHEELATTDIADYALEALRDSRIEDVYVLGRRGPSQAAFTNPEAKELGELEGADLLIKPEEAEPDPLSRAEMEANPDRQTDRKVEMIRDYAGRSPSGKPRRLHLRFLVSPTSIDAGEDGGVGAVRIVRNEIYRNERGTLRPRATSDTDVLEAGLVFRSVGYRGVALPDVPFRDDWGIIRNEDGRIQDESGAHVPGLYTAGWIKRGPSGVIGTNKACAVGTVDLLLADAEAGLLPNPESPSPEAAAAMVAARKPDFFDFAAWQRLDGLETQAGEASGRPRVKFTTREEMRAALG
- a CDS encoding cation transporter; this translates as MKEIIIDGMSCGHCVRAVEEAIGTVPDAKGATVEMGKARLDVSDEALERVKAAIEEEGYAVTAVH
- a CDS encoding LacI family DNA-binding transcriptional regulator, yielding MPLEKSKVTIYDVAARAKVAISTVSRVLNNSADVSDMTRARVLKAIDELKYRPDRTAKKLAQQRTPTIAVALPTYTTPFHNELLKGVRMGLKEQEVDLLLCDLGWRAPVKTLSGFLRRGTVDGLLLAGVEVDDRVAEELSTLHAPTVIIGSTREGMESFDWDDVAGARAAVEHLVSQGHQRVGMIRSFSDSSIQNDRIQGYREALTSAGLAFQPELVRSGSTRKHEGFSEEAGHEAMQALLALDERPTAVFASSDVQAIGAWSAIVEAGLKVPEDIAVVGYDDLKTSQYLGLSSVDQSIQTIGREATVSLVARMEDELTEDPAQRVLTPRLRVRRSSRFVRT